From Triticum urartu cultivar G1812 chromosome 2, Tu2.1, whole genome shotgun sequence, a single genomic window includes:
- the LOC125538256 gene encoding uncharacterized protein LOC125538256 has product MSSSSMSSDGGPTVAVKLFIDKAKRRVLFAESDKEFVDVLFSFLTLPLGTIVRLFDKQSHVGCLDKLYKSVECLGEGHFQAKPCKAMLLAPVNAAAAYCHRLQVKVDDSNPVYHCKNAECHDPWYSSASYAVCRCRNVVDDSKFIITDDLQVSLASTRVMFSLMDQFGIPGNGNIEEKVLQLNSAMMTRLLRRAMLTKQPLTGLYFNVAIAPNGTYLCKLPENLLAEQAAEATDPNFKAIKARLVQTKDNSSVLYAEVGQDFVDLAFGLLCIPVGTIMKTFSHLPQKGCMGNLYRSVAGSVKEECQGVLLTPKVAPFFGCSSNVLQVEELAGRRIFARRYLEMNPRSHDDTGVRGYIKGTPINFMVTNDLQIMPLSLTNTIQLLHASNIPKNKLVEKELTLNKTQVLKIVRAAFETREALSSTLLP; this is encoded by the exons ATGTCCTCGTCGAGCATGTCGAGCGACGGCGGACCTACCGTCGCCGTGAAGCTGTTCATCGACAAGGCGAAGAGAAGGGTGCTGTTTGCGGAGTCCGACAAGGAGTTCGTCGACGTCCTCTTCAGCTTCCTCACCCTGCCTCTCGGCACCATCGTCCGTCTCTTCGACAAGCAGTCTCATGTAGGATGCCTCGACAAGCTGTACAAGAGCGTGGAGTGTCTCGGTGAAGGCCACTTCCAAGCCAAGCCGTGCAAGGCGATGCTTCTTGCGCCGGTCAATGCAGCAGCAGCCTACTGCCACCGGCTTCAAGTGAAAGTTGACGACAGTAACCCCGTGTATCACTGCAAAAATGCAGAGTGCCACGATCCCTGGTATAGCTCCGCCTCTTATGCTGTTTGCAGATGTAGAAATGTTGTCGA TGACTCCAAGTTCATCATAACAGATGATCTCCAAGTTTCTCTTGCATCCACAAGGGTTATGTTTTCTCTGATGGACCAATTTGGGATCCCAGGAAATGGGAACATCGAGGAGAAGGTGCTCCAACTCAATTCTGCCATG ATGACTAGGTTGCTCCGGAGAGCAATGCTGACAAAGCAGCCTTTAACTGGACTGTATTTCAATGTTGCTATTGCGCCGAATGGTACATATCTTTGTAAGCTTCCTGAGAATCTGTTAGCAGAACAGGCAGCTGAGGCCACTGATCCCAACTTCAAAGCCATCAAGGCGAGGCTTGTGCAGACCAAGGATAACTCATCAGTGCTGTACGCTGAGGTTGGGCAAGATTTCGTCGATCTTGCCTTTGGACTCCTCTGCATTCCCGTTGGAACTATCATGAAGACTTTTAGTCACTTGCCCCAGAAGGGATGCATGGGTAATCTTTACAGGAGTGTAGCTGGAAGTGTGAAAGAAGAATGTCAAGGCGTACTGCTGACCCCAAAGGTAGCGCCTTTCTTTGGGTGCAGCAGCAATGTACTGCAGGTAGAAGAATTGGCTGGTAGACGAATCTTTGCACGTCGTTATTTGGAGATGAATCCCAGATCCCATGATGATACTGGTGTTAGAGGCTACATCAAAGGTACCCCAATAAACTTCATGGTGACCAACGATCTCCAGATTATGCCGTTATCCTTGACCAACACCATCCAGCTCCTGCACGCATCCAACATTCCGAAGAATAAGCTTGTGGAGAAAGAACTCACGCTCAACAAAACCCAG GTTCTGAAGATCGTCAGAGCTGCATTCGAGACACGTGAAGCACTGAGCAGCACGCTTCTCCCTTAA